In Thermococcus sp. MV5, the genomic window CTGGCCAGGAATGGGAAGACTCTATTGGACTGCACTACAACAAAACGAAACTAGGCTCCTAATGGGTGTGACATTCGTTACAGTTGCTCTCTATTTAATAGCAATGATCATAGCAGACCTAGCGTATGGATACCTCGATCCAAGAGTTAAAGTTGGTGCATCACAGCAAACATGAGGTGAGGAAGGATGAGATGGGTCGACGTAAAAGCAAGTATGAAAGAGTTCTGGTTCGAATTTAGAAGACAAAAGGGAGGATTATTCGGATTAGTTCTTTTGTTCCTTTTAATAGTCACTGCACTTGGAGCTCCATACATAACTGAGCCAGATATTCCCAAAAAATGGAGTCAATATTGGGAAGGAAATCCAACTACAGTGCCACCTGTATGGTATAATTATTTCACTACTAAGAAGTTAGCCCCTCACGAAGTTTTAACGTCCAATGACTTAACAATAGTATCAGAAGGAGAAGACATCGGCGGGGGAATGAAGTATTATGGATTTGAGTTCACATATGAGAACAATTATGACACACCCCCTTCAGACATCATCATAAGGAATATAGGAGTCAAACTTACAGATCTAAACTCCCCAGCACAGATCATAATAACCCTCGTAAGACCAGATGGAGTTAAAATTGAATTGCTTAATACTGATTTAAGGGAAGGTACAACGTATCAGTTAGCAAAAGATGGAAAAGTGAGAAACACCGTATTCCGTTGGGCCTCTGAATTTGAAGATCCCCAAAAGATCGCTGAAAGTGGAGAGACTCTCAAAAGCACTATGGACACAATGAGGGTAATATTTGCAAAAGCCCAAGAAGGTATTCTCACCAATCCTGAGGCCCTTAAAGGAACATACACATTCCAAGTAGATATATTCACATTCAATGAAGGAGATCAAGTAGACCTAAGCACAACAGAAATCGTACTACCGGGAAGAACATATGGATTAATGGGAACAGATTATAAAGCTAGAGACTTATGGGCAGGCCTTGTCTGGGGAACTAGAGTCTCACTCACTGTTGGTGTTACAGTGGCCGTTCTTACAGTTCTTATTGGTATTTTCTATGGAGTTACGAGTGCTTATCTCGGGGGATGGAAGGACGAGTTTATGCAAAGAGTTAACGAATTCTGGGCCTCAATCCCAACATTACCAATACTTATTCTCCTCGGTGCGGCCTTTAAGGGACACGTCAGTCTTTGGACAATAGTATTCCTGATGGTGGCCTTCTACTGGACTGGAATTGCAAAGGTTGCAAGAAGTATGGCTCTCCAGATTAAGGAGCAAACATATGTAGAAGCAGCAATTGCCCTTGGTGCTGGTACTGGAAGGATAATTTTCAAACACATAATGCCCCAAATTATGCCCTATGCTTTCGCTGCAATGGCCCTTAACGTTCCTGGAGCTGTGTTAACAGAAGCTTCTCTCAGCTTCCTTGGACTTGGCGACCCAACTGCAGTTACATGGGGGCAGATTCTCTATGACGCTCAGACGCAAAGTGCTACAATCAATGGGTATTGGTGGTGGGTTATTCCACCTGGGCTAGCAATCACCTTGGTAGCATTTACCTTCGTGTTGATTGGTATATCATTAGATAGAGTCCTTAACCCAAGACTGAAGAGACTGTGAGGTGGATAAAATGGCTAGAAATGTACTCGAAGTTAAAGATCTTAAAATGTACTACTTCACTTCACGAGGTGCTGTAAGAGCGGTTGATAATCTTGCCTTCGAGCTCAAGAAAGGAGAGGTGCTTGGATTAGCAGGAGAGAGTGGATGTGGAAAATCCTCCCTAGGTTTCACTTTAATGGGAATGCCAACACCTCCCGGAAAAATTGTTAGTGGAAGTATAAAAATCGACGGTAGGGAAATAGTTGGATTGCCAGAAGAAGTCCTTAGAAGAGAAGTAAGATGGCAAAAAATTTCCATGATATTCCAAGGTGCCATGAATGCATTGAATCCCGTTTACACAATAGGATACCAAATGATAGAACCCTTAGTCTACCATAAAGGTATGACAAAAGAGGAAGCCTTAGATAGGGCCATGAGATACTTAGAGCTGGTAGGACTTGCCCCAGAGATTGTATATAGATATCCACACGAGCTTAGTGGCGGTATGAAACAGAGAGTTGTCATTGCAACTGCCTTACTACTTGACCCAGAGGTTGTCATTGCAGACGAGCCCACTACTGCTCTAGACGTTGTTGTCCAAGCTCAGATCATAAACCTCATGAAGAAATTAAAAAAGGAACTTGGTCTATCCATGATATTCATTACCCACGACCTGAGCATTTTAGCAGAAGTCAGTGACAGGGTAGCAATAATGTATGCCGGAAAGATCGTAGAAATCGGTGACAGTGAGAAAATTTACTATGAACCAGCCCATCCCTACACACAAAAACTCCTCTCCGCAATTCCAAGACTCCACGAAGACGTTGAAAGACTAGAATTTATACCTGGTCAACCCCCAAACCTTATAACACCGCCGAGCGGATGCAGATTCCACCCGAGATGTCCATATGCAATGCAACAATGTAAAGAACAAGTTCCAGAGTTGAAAGAGATTGAAAAAGACCACTATGCTGCATGCTGGTTGTTGTGAGGGATGAAAAATGGCGGAGCCTGTATTAAAAGTTGAAAATCTCAAAAAGCACTTCCCAATTAAGAGAGGATTACTAGCGGGACTTAGGGGAGAGGCACAAAGATTTGTCAGAGCTGTCGATGGAGTTAATTTTGAGGTCAATAAGCAAGAAGTTTTTGCTTTAGTAGGAGAGAGTGGATGTGGAAAAACCACTACTGGAAAGCTAGTAATGAAGCTTCTTGAACCAACTGATGGTAGAATATACTTAGAGGGACAGGACGTAACCGAACTAAAAACTCAAGAAGAGATAAAGGCATATAGAAGAAAAGTCCAAATGATATATCAAGACCCATTCTCTTCAATGAACCCAAGATTCAGAATATACAATGTTTTGGAAGAACCACTATTAATCCACGGTATTGGTGAGACTAAAGCTGAAAGAGAAGAACTTATCTACAAAGCCCTCGAGATGGTGAAGATAGTTCCACCTGAGGACTATGTAGGTAGACATCCACACATGCTCTCAGGGGGTCAGAGACAGAGAGTAGCAATAGCTAGGTCATTAATCCTCAACCCAACGTTCATTGTTGCAGACGAGCCAGTTTCAATGCTTGATGTTTCAATTAGAGCAGAAATTCTTGAACTAATGAAGGAACTTAAAGAGAAGATGGGTGTTACATACCTATACATCACGCACGATCTTTCAACAGCAAGATACTTCGCAGATCATATCGCAGTGATGTACTTAGGAAGAATAGTCGAAATGGGTCCAGCAAAGGTTGTTATCGATAACCCAATCCATCCATATACCAGAGCATTATTAGCTGCTGTTCCAGAACCAATCCCCGAGAGGAGAAATATCATCAAAGAGGTCCCAATTAAAGGTGAAGTTCCAAATGCAGCTAATATTCCACCAGGATGCAGATTCCATCCAAGATGCCTCTATATGGAGAAAGGACTTTGCGATATCAAACATCCCCAATTGGTCGAGTATGAACATGAACACTGGGTTGAGTGCTGGCTAGCTGGAAAGATCTGATTCTCTTCTCTTACCTTAATCTTTATATTTTGCCTCGAATAATGATTTGTGGGTGTGTTTCATGGTAACTTTCATGGATGCCATAAAGTACCGTTTAATAAGAGTAGGCCTATTATTTTTGCTTTTGGCAATTGTATTGTCTCTAATCTCCATGTATGAAGTCCCAAAAAATGGAAATTGGAGTGGAGATCTTCAAGCAGGAGAACATCTACTTGGAGATTCCCAGTTTGAGAAAAGATATTTCATAAATAATAGAACTCTCATGTTATATTCTCAAAATGCATCATTGATCATTATCCATGGGAATAAACTTGACGTTTACAAGCTAAGAAACGAGTCTGTGATTCTGAACCCTCTCTCTCAGCCCCAAATAAATGTAGAAAGTGGAAAGGTAAATTACACTTATAATGTGGAAGGGGTAGATTACCCCTACGCTCCTCTCGCGTGGATTGCGTTTGTTATGATGCTTGTGGGAAGTGCCCTAAGTTTAGTAGGATATGTGAGATTTATGGAAGAATTAAAAGGAGGATAATGAGATGAGAGTACTAAACTACGAAGAAGTCATTAATAAACTGACGTCATTCATAAAAGATAAAGTTAACGAAACTAAAGCAAAAGGAGTTGTTATAGGAATAAGCGGTGGAGTAGACAGTGCAACTGTAACATATCTTGCCGTTAATGCATTAGGGAAAGAGAGAGTTTTAGGCCTCATAATGCCATATTATAAAAACACAGACCTTGATGACGCTATTTTAGTTTGCAAAACCCTTGGAATAAAGTACAAAGTTATATCCATAAAAAGCATTGTAGATGAAATTGAAAAGAACTTGGGATTTGAATTGGATCCTGTCTCCAGGGGAAATTTGATGTCAAGAACCAGAATGATTCTCCTTTATGCTCATGCAAACTCTAGAAATTGTCTTGTTTTAGGAACATCCAACAAAAGTGAGTTCTTGACCGGGTATTTCACCAAGTGGGGTGATGGAGCAAGCGATTATGCTCCGCTAATTAAGTTATACAAGACAGAAGTTTGGAAAATTGCAAAAGTCCTGGGGGTTCCAGAAAGAATAATAAACAAAAAGCCAAGTGCAGGACTTTGGGAAGGACAGAGCGACGAAGACGAACTGGGAATAACATATAAACAATTAGATGAGATTTTGTACAGGCTGATCGACTTGAAGATGAAGAAAGAAAAAATCGCAGAAGAATTAAATATCCCCCATGAAAAAGTGGAATACGTAGAATCATTAATCCTAAAAAGTGAACATAAACGCAGACTTCCAGTAGGACCAGAAATTTAAGGAGGTAACGACTTGAAACGAGGTTATTTTCTAGTTTTTTTAGCTGCAAGTATGTGGGGCACTCTTGGAATTTTTGCAAAGTTGCTTTACCAGTTTAATTTGGATCCATTTACTATAACCTTTTACCGAGCATTGATAGCCTTCTCCCTCCTCCTAGTATACAACTATTCAAATGGTTTCCAAATAAAGCGGTACAGACTGCCATTCTATGCATTCTACGGTTTTTTTGCGGTGTTTCTATTTTACATTCTATACTTTTATACAGTAAAGATTTCCTCTGTATCTTTTGCAGTCCTCCTTCTTTATTCCGCTCCCATTTATTCAACCATCTTAGGATATCTCCTATTTAAAGAGAAGATAACCACAACAAAACTTTTAGCGCTACTCATGGCAATATTTGGCATCCTCTTAGTTGTGAATCTTGATCATTGGAATGGTAACAAGATCGCTACAGTATTAGGCCTGCTCTCTGGGTTAACGTATGCACTTTATGGCATTTTGGCTAAAATTGCTGTAAAAAGTGAGAGACCAGAAGAGGCTCTCCTTTACACGATCGGTTTTGGAGCATTATTTTTAGCCCCATTTTCTAATTTTAAAGTACCCTATGAATCTATCCCATATCTATTCGGGCTTGCATTCTTTCCAACATTCTTGGGATATATTCTTTACAATAGAGCCCTTCAGGAAGTCGAAGTTAGTAAAGCCTCCATCATATCTACGATAGAACCAGTAGTGGCTTTAATTTTGGCCTACTTGATATTCCACGAAGTCTTAACACCAAAACAGATAATAGGAGCAGTTTTCATAATTTTAGGATCACTTATTCTTCACATTGAAGAAAAAGAAAAAGATCAAACATAAAAATACCTCTCTAGTTCCCACTCAGTGATTTCTATTGTATTCATTGGTATCCCACTTTTCTCCAAATATTCCTGATAGCTCTTCCATTCTTCCGTTTTATACTTAATGAAGTTGTGATATGCTTCACCAAGTGCACCTTTAACAACCTTGTCTTTTCTAAGGGCTTCAAGTGCTGCTTCTAAAGTTGAAGGTAGGGTATCCACTCCCAATAAATCTCGTTTTTTCGCATCCAATTCATAAACATTTTCCTCCACATGTGCAAAGGGCTCAATCTGTTGTTTTATTCCATCCATACCAGCTTTCAAGACTGCAGCAAATGCAAAATACGGATTCGCACTCGGATCAGGACACCTATACTCAATTCTTGCACCATTTCCTTTATATGCAGGTACCCTTACTAGAGCACTCCTGTTTGCATAACCCCAAGATATGTAAACGGGTGCCTCATATCCTGGAACTAATCTTTTATACGAGTTAACAGTTGGATTTGTGATTGCCGTCAAAGCCTTTGCATGTTTTAAAATCCCTCCTATAAAGTAAAGAGCCTCTTCACTTAACCCCTTTTCTCCGATGAAAATATTCCTGTTCCCTTCCCAGATACTTATGTGAAGGTGCATCCCATTACCTGGCTTTCCAAAAAGGGGTTTTGGCATGAATGTAGCATAAAGACCATAGCTCTCTGCGACAGTCTTTACTAGATATCTAAATCGAATTATATTATCCGCAGCTGTTAAGGCGTCGGCAAATCGAAAATTTATCTCATGCTGTCCAGGGCCCACTTCATGATGTAAAACCTCTGGGACTAACTTAAAGGATGGCATGTAATGTGCTATCGTCCTCTTAATCTCCCTCGCCTTGTCGAGATTAATTAAATCAAAATAACCTCCCCCATCCGGAAGTTTAAGCTCCCATGAGCCGTTTTTTTCAAATAAATAGAACTCAGGCTCTGGACCTATATATGCTGTTAGTCCCTCCTTTTCTAACTCCTCAGTGACTGATTTCAACACTCTTCTCGGATCTGCATAATATGGTTTATTGCCTTTGTATATGTATCCAAATACCTTCGCTACACCTTCCCATGGTACTTCCACATAAGTATCCGGATCTGCTTTGAAAGTGAGATCACTATCTTCTATTCCTTGGAATCCTGGAATTGATGAACCATCAAATGAAATTCCTTCAGTTATAACTTCCTCATATCTTCCTATGGGTACTTCCATCCCTTTAGCGATACCATCTATATCCACAAAAACAAGCTGGAGAAAACGTGGTTTACCTGAAAACCCTTTTGCAATGGATTTGATATCGTTCATTTTTATCTCACCTTAATGATAATATTTTCATTATTACCCAGTGTTTTTATACAATGTTTCCAATATAAGCTTTTCTAATGAACTGTTGTCAAAATGGCAATTTATATCCCGAGTTACATTTTTATGTACAAAATTAGACCATATCATATATAATTTTAATACATACATGTCAATAACATTTTAGGAAAAACCTTTTTATTCCCTCTTCAAAAATTCAAACATGCCCAAAGATGATGAAATTATACAGAAAGAACTTTCCCGTTTGAATGTACATCTTCCAAAAAGTAGAAAAAAACTTTCTCAACTGCTTGAAGAGGAAGAACCAAAAGTGCAACTTAGAGATGGCCAGTTCCATTATTTTAAACGAGAGGAACTTGAGTACATCCTCTCATTAATCGAAGAACATGAAAGGGAGTTCTTATATATTCCAATAATCCTTGAAATCACTACCACTTGGCATGGATATTTTAGAGTAAGGGGCAAAGTGGCGGTAAAGATCATTGAAAAAATTCTTGGAAACTACGATATGTTAGAGGAAAAAACCGAGATAATTCTTCCTCGTTACTTATTGCCAAAAATACGAAAAAAACTTCCTACTACAACAACTTACGCATTTATTGTGGAGTGAGAAAAGATGGATGATAACAAAATATTACTTAACTATTATCTATTCACAATACCCCAGATAACTGTATTTGCTGGAGCTATTTTGGGTATTATGTTAATTCTCAACGTAGAGATTAAAATTGCCCTTGGGATTTTTGCATCATTTTATGGACTTCTATTGACCATCATAGCGCTTTTAGTTAAGAGACAATTTTCAAAACTTCCACTATACAGAGCAAGCTTATTGTTCTTTGTAGGTTTTACTGTGCTCGGAATTTTCCTACTTTTAATGTGAAGTTTTATATTTGTTGAGAGACTAACTATATAGGGGGAGATTTATGCGAAGGAAACTTATAGTGCTTATAGTACTCCTACTGATCACATCTATGGTATCTTCACAAACTCTCCTATTCTCAACTCTAGAGGAAAAAATAGTCGTGATTTCGGGAGACTACAAAGAAGGGACTCTGACGTTAATAAACAATGCAGATAAAGACTTTCAAATTGTGACGTTTCGCAGATATTACGTTTTAGATTCTAAAAACGACGAAGTCTCCGGAATCACACTGGAAATATACAAAGCCAATGGAGAACCTCTATCTACTGGTGTTCTCTACACATATTGGAAGTCGGGAGAAGAAAGGACTCTGAGGTATAAAATTTATGTAAATGAAAGTGTCAAACCAGGAACTTATACACTCTTCATAGTCCTTTGGGGATTTTTAAGCTCTGGAGATCTCAGGGTTATACAAATTCCAGTTACTCTTGAAATAACAGATGTACCTCTAATGTTCAAAGAGGCCTTTGTTGAAGTTAAAGAACGGTCAGTTAAAACAAACAGAATACTCACTGGAGAGACCATTGTAATATACTCTACGGTTCATAATCTCAAAAATTCTCCAGTATCAATAAACGGAACAGCTTATTTAGAGAAAAACGGAAAACAATATCTTAAAACAGATATAGCCATGAATCTGACTCCAGGAGATAACTCACTTCAAGTAGAGATTCCAATCCCATATGACCTTCAAGCTGGTGAATATAGACTCATATATAAGTTAGAATATTCTAAAGGTACATATCTTTTTTCAAAAGTTTTTTACATCACCTTTGGAGTGGATTTAACAGCAATTTCTTTGGAAAAGACAGAAATTATGGAAGATGAAAAAAATACCTTATATCTAACCCTGTTTTCGGAAAGGGACATTGTAATTAATTACACTGTAGAAGTCTATGGAGTCAACAACGAGCTTTTACACAACTCTACAAAAGCTATCAAAATAGAAAAAGGAAGTACAATAATCCAAGACGAGATACCCTCTTTATCCCCAGGAAGCAAAAAAATCATAAGCAAAATTAGCTTTGGAAAAATAACTCTTGATCAGGGATCCATCTCTTATAATGTACTTGCATACCCACAAATCGAGAATATACTATACAAAGAGGTTTCTCTAAACAAGAATAAGGCAACAGTCCAGTTTTCTATAACACTCATCAATGCCAACTCAAAGGAAGTGGTTACTAAATTATCCTATAGATTCTTCAGGCTCAATGAAACTATTCACAAAGGATCAAGAGACTTATCCCTATCTCCAGGAAAAAATTACGTGAATGTTACCATGGAACTTCCAATAGGAGAGAAGATATACTACGAGTTTTCCCTAATACAGAATAGTAAGGAACAGAAGATCAATGGGAATCTGGAGATAAAACCTCCTGCTCCTCCAACTTCCATTTCCCCACAGTCATCAACTCCTCCAACTTCCACAACAAATACTACTATTCCTACTCCAGGACCACAACAAAGGAATATTCTTACATATATCGCCATACTACTCATAATAATCTTCTTAGCATTACTGATCATCTATTTGAAACCAGCACCTTCAAAGAAAAGACGTGAGAGACCAAAACCCAAGAGAAGATCTCCAATAGGCAAGTTCAAGAGACCAAAAGAACCTGAGATCAAAGAATACAGAGAATTGCCGAAAAAATAGTCCAAAATATTTATAACTCTACTTTTATTTAAAATTAAATAGTGAGGGAGCTGGGGCTGTCGGGTATTAAGCCTGAGGAAGTTCCGCCCACCTCACCGGGGCCGCGGTGTCGTAAGGCACCTCCCGAAAGGGAGGGCAACGGCGCAGAAACGACACGTCCCCTCAAATAGGAGGATGAAAGCGGTGAAGGCCTTCGGCAACGAAGGCCGAGCTAACCCGCAGACGATTTGAGGGGGAACGGTGAAACGGCCGTCCCGCGGGGTGCAAGGCCAAGCTAGGGGCGATGAATTCCCGGTGGGAGTCCCGTGGTGGGCCGCTTAGTCGAATGCCCTATTTTACAGAAGGCGGGCTATAGCTCCCTCACTTCATTTTCATATCTAAAAACGAAGCCACTAATATTAGTGAACCCCCGATAACAGTTCTAAATGTTGGTATTTCTCCTAGAAGTATCGCTGCATAAACTATTGCACTTAGTGGATCAAGATAACTTAAGAGTGCTGCTTCATTAGCTTCAACTTCTTTAAGTCCGTCCATGTAGATAAAAAGTGCAAAAACGGTATGAATAATTGCTATAAAAATAACCACCACGAAAGAGTTTAAAGAAACACGAAAATCTCCTACACTTACTAGAACAGGAAAGAGAATCAACGTAGCAAAAAATAATTGAAAAAATGTTAGATTGGAACTATCAATATCCCTGAGATATCGACCCAAAATAGTTACACTCGCATAAAAAATTGCACCCAAAAAAGCAAATACTATTCCAATAAAGTCCTTATTTCCAAGGGACATCTCTGTTTGGCTTCCTATTAAAAAAGCTCCTAAAAAAGCCAAACATACTAGAGCTATCCTTATTTTTGTAATGTTTTCTTTCAAAAACATTGAAGATAGTATAACTACTATTATAGGCGCCAAATAATAGATAAGAGTCGCCTTGGCTATGTCCGTATACATAATTGCAGAGAAGAAAAATACCCAATTTAAAGCCAAAACAAACCCCAATAGAAATACCAAACCAATTTTAGGTCTCATATTTAAAAAAGCTCCCCTAACCCACCCAGTATTCTTCAAGGAATGTATCAAAATAAGGAGTATACTCCCTAAAAGAACTCTATAAAAGGCCAGTTTTAAACCATCTAATCCAGAATATCGAGCAAAAATCCCTACACTGCCCCATATCAACATCGAGAATATTATTTTAACCCTTCCCTGAAGCATGCTTACTCCTCCAACTTCTCCACCCAGAGCCTATACGCCTCTTTGACTTCTTTTTCTCTGAATTTCGGTACCGCATTTTTGAATGGATCAAATTTTTCGAGATCCTTTTCATTGTTCCCAATATATGTAGTTATAAGACCTACTTTTGAATGCAGAGATGAGGGAAGTCTTAAGATCCGTTTAATATCTACCGTAACTCTACCATCAAAATAAGCTTTAGAAAAAGTAGTTGATAGACTAAAAAGTCTCAATAGTGTTCTGTATCCTACTCCTCGAGGAAACGCAGTTAACATACCTTTCTCTACAAAATCCCTATATATGTTTTCCTTCTTTTCGAGTATCTGTTCAATTTGTCGCCTATTTAGCCCAATGTTTCTCAAATGATACTCGGAAACACGCTTAATAAAATACCCAAATCTAAATCGAAATACTCTGAAATACCCAGAAGATAATAATATCCTTCTTTCTTGAAGATCCTCGAAAGCAACCTCTTCAGCACTGGAAATATAATTTAAAATTTTCTCTCTTGCTTTTGAATCTAGACTAAGTGCCCAATCATCTAAAACCCTTATGTGATACCCCCTTCCTGAGTAAACAAGATGAACATTTTCAAATCCAAAGTCTTCCTTTAGTATAATGAAAGTATCTTTAGTAAGCTCTTTGGCATCTTCTAAACATATTGGACATACTTTCCCTGTTTCATGATTGCATCTTTTCAGGGGTAAGTCTTTTGCATCTATATCAAAAACAAGCTCCGCTCCTAGCCATCCTTTCATATTTCTCGGTTCTTCATAAAGAGCAACGCTTGAATAGATTGAATATGGGGCTGTTATCTTTATGTAATCCTCTAAATCTTTTACATGATAGAACACATTTTTTCTATCATTAGGTCCCTCTCCAGTATGATCAAAACCAAACTCCCTATTTTCAAGAGTTTTAAGTATGAATGATGGTATCTTCTGTACATTCCATTCCTCTGAATAATATTT contains:
- a CDS encoding NAD+ synthase translates to MRVLNYEEVINKLTSFIKDKVNETKAKGVVIGISGGVDSATVTYLAVNALGKERVLGLIMPYYKNTDLDDAILVCKTLGIKYKVISIKSIVDEIEKNLGFELDPVSRGNLMSRTRMILLYAHANSRNCLVLGTSNKSEFLTGYFTKWGDGASDYAPLIKLYKTEVWKIAKVLGVPERIINKKPSAGLWEGQSDEDELGITYKQLDEILYRLIDLKMKKEKIAEELNIPHEKVEYVESLILKSEHKRRLPVGPEI
- a CDS encoding DMT family transporter, with translation MLQGRVKIIFSMLIWGSVGIFARYSGLDGLKLAFYRVLLGSILLILIHSLKNTGWVRGAFLNMRPKIGLVFLLGFVLALNWVFFFSAIMYTDIAKATLIYYLAPIIVVILSSMFLKENITKIRIALVCLAFLGAFLIGSQTEMSLGNKDFIGIVFAFLGAIFYASVTILGRYLRDIDSSNLTFFQLFFATLILFPVLVSVGDFRVSLNSFVVVIFIAIIHTVFALFIYMDGLKEVEANEAALLSYLDPLSAIVYAAILLGEIPTFRTVIGGSLILVASFLDMKMK
- a CDS encoding ABC transporter permease, yielding MRWVDVKASMKEFWFEFRRQKGGLFGLVLLFLLIVTALGAPYITEPDIPKKWSQYWEGNPTTVPPVWYNYFTTKKLAPHEVLTSNDLTIVSEGEDIGGGMKYYGFEFTYENNYDTPPSDIIIRNIGVKLTDLNSPAQIIITLVRPDGVKIELLNTDLREGTTYQLAKDGKVRNTVFRWASEFEDPQKIAESGETLKSTMDTMRVIFAKAQEGILTNPEALKGTYTFQVDIFTFNEGDQVDLSTTEIVLPGRTYGLMGTDYKARDLWAGLVWGTRVSLTVGVTVAVLTVLIGIFYGVTSAYLGGWKDEFMQRVNEFWASIPTLPILILLGAAFKGHVSLWTIVFLMVAFYWTGIAKVARSMALQIKEQTYVEAAIALGAGTGRIIFKHIMPQIMPYAFAAMALNVPGAVLTEASLSFLGLGDPTAVTWGQILYDAQTQSATINGYWWWVIPPGLAITLVAFTFVLIGISLDRVLNPRLKRL
- a CDS encoding ABC transporter ATP-binding protein, coding for MARNVLEVKDLKMYYFTSRGAVRAVDNLAFELKKGEVLGLAGESGCGKSSLGFTLMGMPTPPGKIVSGSIKIDGREIVGLPEEVLRREVRWQKISMIFQGAMNALNPVYTIGYQMIEPLVYHKGMTKEEALDRAMRYLELVGLAPEIVYRYPHELSGGMKQRVVIATALLLDPEVVIADEPTTALDVVVQAQIINLMKKLKKELGLSMIFITHDLSILAEVSDRVAIMYAGKIVEIGDSEKIYYEPAHPYTQKLLSAIPRLHEDVERLEFIPGQPPNLITPPSGCRFHPRCPYAMQQCKEQVPELKEIEKDHYAACWLL
- a CDS encoding ABC transporter ATP-binding protein is translated as MAEPVLKVENLKKHFPIKRGLLAGLRGEAQRFVRAVDGVNFEVNKQEVFALVGESGCGKTTTGKLVMKLLEPTDGRIYLEGQDVTELKTQEEIKAYRRKVQMIYQDPFSSMNPRFRIYNVLEEPLLIHGIGETKAEREELIYKALEMVKIVPPEDYVGRHPHMLSGGQRQRVAIARSLILNPTFIVADEPVSMLDVSIRAEILELMKELKEKMGVTYLYITHDLSTARYFADHIAVMYLGRIVEMGPAKVVIDNPIHPYTRALLAAVPEPIPERRNIIKEVPIKGEVPNAANIPPGCRFHPRCLYMEKGLCDIKHPQLVEYEHEHWVECWLAGKI
- the glnA gene encoding type I glutamate--ammonia ligase, which produces MNDIKSIAKGFSGKPRFLQLVFVDIDGIAKGMEVPIGRYEEVITEGISFDGSSIPGFQGIEDSDLTFKADPDTYVEVPWEGVAKVFGYIYKGNKPYYADPRRVLKSVTEELEKEGLTAYIGPEPEFYLFEKNGSWELKLPDGGGYFDLINLDKAREIKRTIAHYMPSFKLVPEVLHHEVGPGQHEINFRFADALTAADNIIRFRYLVKTVAESYGLYATFMPKPLFGKPGNGMHLHISIWEGNRNIFIGEKGLSEEALYFIGGILKHAKALTAITNPTVNSYKRLVPGYEAPVYISWGYANRSALVRVPAYKGNGARIEYRCPDPSANPYFAFAAVLKAGMDGIKQQIEPFAHVEENVYELDAKKRDLLGVDTLPSTLEAALEALRKDKVVKGALGEAYHNFIKYKTEEWKSYQEYLEKSGIPMNTIEITEWELERYFYV
- a CDS encoding EamA family transporter codes for the protein MKRGYFLVFLAASMWGTLGIFAKLLYQFNLDPFTITFYRALIAFSLLLVYNYSNGFQIKRYRLPFYAFYGFFAVFLFYILYFYTVKISSVSFAVLLLYSAPIYSTILGYLLFKEKITTTKLLALLMAIFGILLVVNLDHWNGNKIATVLGLLSGLTYALYGILAKIAVKSERPEEALLYTIGFGALFLAPFSNFKVPYESIPYLFGLAFFPTFLGYILYNRALQEVEVSKASIISTIEPVVALILAYLIFHEVLTPKQIIGAVFIILGSLILHIEEKEKDQT
- a CDS encoding DUF61 family protein gives rise to the protein MPKDDEIIQKELSRLNVHLPKSRKKLSQLLEEEEPKVQLRDGQFHYFKREELEYILSLIEEHEREFLYIPIILEITTTWHGYFRVRGKVAVKIIEKILGNYDMLEEKTEIILPRYLLPKIRKKLPTTTTYAFIVE
- the priS gene encoding DNA primase catalytic subunit PriS, which gives rise to MSELFREMNKGERAKYYSEEWNVQKIPSFILKTLENREFGFDHTGEGPNDRKNVFYHVKDLEDYIKITAPYSIYSSVALYEEPRNMKGWLGAELVFDIDAKDLPLKRCNHETGKVCPICLEDAKELTKDTFIILKEDFGFENVHLVYSGRGYHIRVLDDWALSLDSKAREKILNYISSAEEVAFEDLQERRILLSSGYFRVFRFRFGYFIKRVSEYHLRNIGLNRRQIEQILEKKENIYRDFVEKGMLTAFPRGVGYRTLLRLFSLSTTFSKAYFDGRVTVDIKRILRLPSSLHSKVGLITTYIGNNEKDLEKFDPFKNAVPKFREKEVKEAYRLWVEKLEE